The Desulfosporosinus acidiphilus SJ4 genome has a window encoding:
- a CDS encoding GtrA family protein, producing MVSNFVNSVKQRNILKGQFLQFIFVGSLNAIIDLGFLDISLWLYPTNDQTLLILFNTAAYILAIVNSYIWNSRLAFKGYAQKDVREKVFFLIQAGISLIISNLIFIAGIRFFTLCRFSLWFIQNISKVLAMISPSIASFLFMKYFVFKRLKAA from the coding sequence ATGGTTAGCAATTTTGTCAATTCAGTTAAACAGCGTAATATATTAAAGGGACAATTTCTGCAGTTCATTTTCGTCGGGAGTCTCAATGCTATTATTGACCTAGGTTTTTTAGACATTTCATTATGGTTGTACCCTACTAATGACCAAACACTACTCATATTATTTAATACCGCAGCCTACATTTTAGCAATTGTAAATAGTTATATATGGAACTCGCGTCTTGCCTTCAAAGGTTATGCTCAAAAAGATGTTCGCGAAAAAGTATTTTTTCTAATTCAAGCGGGAATAAGCTTAATCATAAGCAATTTAATATTTATAGCAGGTATCCGCTTTTTTACTCTTTGCCGATTTTCCCTTTGGTTTATCCAGAATATCTCCAAAGTACTCGCCATGATATCCCCTTCTATCGCAAGTTTTCTGTTTATGAAATATTTTGTTTTTAAAAGACTAAAAGCGGCTTAG